The genomic segment gccctaaagtcaatgggttttttgaatgggtttttgctaaatcgcctgaaataaggtctgtggttaacaaagcctctaaatattttcacattttgatctatgacataaaacacatcagttataacccgcttcttattttttaaacctttattgtgtcttaaaaacggcggttgctaacaaattgctaaaagggactacttcctttggcggggactttagacgtcatcatgacaaacaggacatttggacagcatttctcatgaaaaagtggataagtattcatacacagcgcagatcataatcagagagaatgtttttaaataaagtttgaggaagcttggtggtggtgacgttgatccgcgaccatggtgtgctgtattccgtttatagcctactgttagctttttatatctgacgactttatttaggcttcaaaatgtagaaatgttgtgttaagttgtaaagattatcttgatagacaaaacgtgtaagtgtcataaccctttgttaaacacagagcttattttttgcgattttccaaaagtctttgggaaaaatgcataggctttcgatcgagggaacccgtgcgccgctaacttccgggttggcctacaaaaacatgtcatccctgaggtactctataggatgcaggagaagatgTAAATAAGTAAAAGTATGCCTACATTTAGTCAATGTTGCCAAGTCGAATTGGgatactttaacactgttgctgcgggttgtttttcatgttcgcgggttgaagcaacccaaataacatgatatttttgccaaaaacctggcaaccctgcattTAGTGTTGAACTAGTCTGCACTCCcgttttctctcaacatggggacaggagagctgtcagtcaataaatgggaaaacaaagtaacttgcgttacttatttgaaaaagtaactccgatattttgttgtaaatttaaaagtaatgtgttactttactagttacttgaaaaaagtaatccgattacACAGTTGCGTTATCCTCAGTAATATGtcaaaatacatcaaaataaggCAGGGACTGGATGCATGGGATTtgacacagtatatatatatatatatatatatatatatatatatatatatatagattgaTAAGCCCTTTTAATTACCTATGCATGATTATATTATGATTAGTTCTATGCATTATGTTCTATTATGATTATAACTATGCATTTAGCATAGTTTTCATCTGCTGTATGCAACATTCTCAGAACagtctaatttttttatttggaagCAATGCACTGATATAAAGCACAACATCTCACATTTTTGTTGacaattacattaattttaGAGCACAGTGCAAAAATGGgtctttatattaagtgtattTACTATACTGACATGtacattaatcatttgatacaatgcacttattgtgtacatacatgtttttacattgtacttatatttaaataccTGCATGCAATTAcaactgtaattaatttctgtaaattgatctataattacactgttgacccttcaCCTATCTCTTAACCACCAAACCTGtgcctaaccttacccgtatccctccttaatagcagcaaaagtgttctgcaatacaacatgaacacaataagtacattatACCCAACAATTTTTTTGATGCaagtgtatatacagtagtagGTAAAGGCACCTATAAAGTGTGACCCATTAATTTTGTAATGCTGGTGCCAAATACAGTAGCAATACAGGCAAAATTGCTGTAGCTGATGAAATAGCGTCTGTCTGATTGCTGCTATAGATTCAGTGGAAGAAGCCGGAGTCGTCAGTCCAGATGATTTCTCTGTCTCTGATCTCAATGATCTCCTGCAGAGGGCAGCAGTCGTAGGATATTCCCCACTGCTCAGCAGAGAGAGTGAGACTCATTCATCTGACACAGACATTTAATCACAAAAGCTGCAATTGCACCATCTTTCAATGTTACAGAAGGTTCTTCTGCAGATGAAAAACAAATagctctttcttttttttttttttttgctttgaatCCTCATACTGTTTCTTTTCACAGGTACCAAAATGTCTGGACAGATTCCTAAAGAGGCTCTTAGAGAGGTAAGGGAAATAACAGTCTCTTAGCTTGTAAATAATGCTGTGTTCATGTGCATTATCTTggttatattacatttacatgcaaATATGTGACCGACATCTTTCTCCTAAGTTTCTGTTAGAAAAACCATATCGCCTCATCCCTCCCAGCAGTCTGTGGGGCAGCAGGAGACAGTTCAGGAAGAGAAGCGGCAGTGCAGACTGCTTCTGGAAATACTGTGTTTGAGCCATTCATGACATACTGATTCATGAGCGACAGGGCTTTTATAGCTTTTCCTACCAGTATggacacatacagtacataaattATACAGgatacaaatacaaacaaatgtGCAAAACAGTTGCTGATGTAAACCACTAACATGTAAAATATCTGGgaatttttttctatatatctTCAGCTTTTAATGCTGGAATATTTGGATTCAGTGCCAATACTATCTTTATAGACCACCATAGCTGTatgtaataaaacatatatctctaaataaatgcaaaaataaaacaataaaaagcatCCATTCTTTGTCCATAATGTTGTTCCCATTTCTCAAATTGAAATATagaattcacatttttatattttgtagcTCCATTTTATTTTTCGTCTTACGATGAGTTCTTTATACAGAGAGCATGCAGATGAGATTTGGATTGACTGATTCAAGCATTTTTGAGACAGATGAATCAAACCTTTGGAGGTGGTTCCTCCAAACTTTAACCTTGGAGGCTGGACATCCACTTAGCTGGGGAGGACAAACGGTATCTAGATGCATCTACGGACttactgaacacacacaaagaaaaagtCAAGCAAAAGACTGAGCTATGATATGTGTTAAACaccactaaaaataaataaataaaaaataaaaataaaatttttatttttggtcatGTCCAGGCAACTAAGTAAGGCAGGACCACCAATGGTACCTTTAAAAACCATGCTGTTTATGAGAACAGCAGATGAGTGGTTGCTTGATTACCTGCTGTGGACTCTTGAAGGGAAGGCTCTATGTATTGATACTCCTAGACGTGGAAGGTCTCTCTTCTCCATATCTTCAGTATTAGGCCAGAGAACCTCAGGAGAGCCCATCAGCTCTGTGTCCTGTCCTTCCTGCTCATTCACTGGAGTCATCGCTCTGAGGAGCTCTATCATCTAACAGCGCACACACAAGCAGTTAAAACAAGTACTCCAATATTCCATAAACAAAAACCCATGAATGAgcaatttcacatttttgtgaCTAAATGACACTACTTGAGAAATCAGTACAGAAGTTCCTTCACCTCTCTGACAGAGTCAGTGTGAACAGGTGCACCGTCACTCCAGACGCACAGCAGCAACAGACTGAGAGACAAGCAGAACGTCCTCTTCATTATATCTGGAAAACAGTACAGGCTCACaataatgcacaaataaattaaGGTCTCAAAACCTTATCATCATGATAAAACAAAAGAAGGTCAATGATttagccttaaagggatagttcacccaaaaatgaaaattctgtcatcatttactcaccctcatgttgttccaaacctacatttctgctgaacacaaaggaagatatgccccacaactgtttgcttacaaaatatctttctttgtgttcagcagaacaaagaaatgtatacaggtttggaatgacatgagggtgagtaaatgatgacagaattttcatttttgggtgaactatccctttaaggcaataaacaaacaaataattatattattaaatggtattataaaaatatattatatataaatagtaatatattacatattgcttattataaataataataataatattaaatataaatacaaattacacattAATAGTTGTAATAATATAGAATTAATATAGAATTATTTGATATacaatcaaaccaaaaattattcagacatttttgatatatttttaccagtgggttcaggacactatagttcatttatgtaagtgaggatagcaaaataaagtaaactgtgacatattatacccaaaaattcttcatacagtggactaccagtaaaactgataaaaatttgggatcaaaaattattcagacactttgacctgaccatgttttgcttaagtgttacctgacataattaagattaatattttctgacacagtttaactctgagatcttgtcatattttattaccattttttaaactatagtgaataaactgtaatgatgaatgaaatgttcaaggtgtctgaatacattttggtttgactgtacattattaataatgcaATACACATtgcttattataaataataataagaattattattattattattatatgatattaaatataaaaaacaacaactttgaaATAATAAGTACTTTATAGAACTATGGTACAATCTTATTAGCTACACAAACTTTCAATATCTACTTAATATCTACAAAAAAGGTTAAATGAGGTTCTATATggaaccctagggttcttgactaaattttaaagaacactttatgccaaACAGGTTAtaaataaagagaaatgtcttaaataatCACATCATGCTTCATGTTTAAGgggttatttaatttttttagtgataaagtatgtttataaattttaattaaataaaatattaattaaaataaaattacttaatacaaactaaatccataaaatgatttCATGATAGAAACCCCTAAAATgttctataatatatatatatatatatattttttttttttaaaagtttaaaatcttttcctcatattttgatgattCAATTAAACTTGTATAGGGTCATTAAAATTTCTCTCATAATTGGAGAGTGGCACTCAATGCATGTACATGTAGAGCAGTATTTTTCTACTAAGCAAATTCTAATGATAATGATTAGCACAAACAAGCAAATCAGaacagaaataaatgtaaatgatataTAACAGTCAAAAAACACGAAGACTTTGTTCCTTACCTCAGCAGCCTTCAGTGATTCCCagattgttgttgttgagcagaaaacagcgctacactgaggttaaggtatTGTCTTCACACTTTATATCCTCACCAATAACCACGTGTTTGGAGTGCAAAGGCAGTTACCTGGCCCATAAACCCTGCCAGTAACTGGCTCAATCACTGTCCCCGTTTCTGTCGTCGatattaaaagcaaaaaatgcCCCTTcagcacaaacacaaatgcacacacagcAGTCATTTCCTGTTATCATAAGCTATTATTCCCATCAAGCGACCACAATTCCTGATCACACAAAATAACTAACCATTAACTAACCATTAGTTTAATCACTGACTGTGAATATATGTCAAAGGACATCCAATAATTCTAAAATTTACTGTATGACCTTTCACTAATTAATGATTCAATTAACATGGATGTCATCATTTGAACCTAAAACTGTCATAGGATCTTTGTTTAATGACAGGATGCAGTGTGTTGCGGTGACCAACAGATGGCCCAACTGAGCCAACATATCTATTCAACCTGAAACTAGTACAGTTcaggttttctgtttttttttttttaaaaccccACTAAAATAACTTTGAAACTTCAGGCAAAAACAAGCTTTTCTTAAGTTTTTTCcccttttattattttacagcaGAGAGAATATAAAGCATTCAGAAAACATCTTTCATATTTTAAGggcaattcaaaacattttgcatGGCTTCAGCAGCTGAATTCTCTTTTTTAACATATCCATCGATTCAGTGACTCTTTAACATGcacaattacaaaaataaattgctCAAACCAGAGGGAAGGgagaaaaacaaagacatttaagaaagaagaagaagaagaagaaaaaaaatcaggggTCATTAGGAAGGGAGAGGGCTACATAATCGGgaaagacagagaaagacaGCTAGAGAGGAGAGGAAAAGTAGATCTAACACTAGTTTAACATGCAAAGTGTAGAGAGCCCCAAGTGTAGCTTGTAATAAAGGCAGGGCCGTTATTTTCTGGGTTTGAAAGGGATGAAAACGTGCAGCTCCATGAAGGGTGTCGTATAAGCACTGTCCTTAAACTACTGCATTCTAATCTCACAATACTGGCATTTGCATAAGAGTTAGTCAGCTACGTG from the Ctenopharyngodon idella isolate HZGC_01 chromosome 22, HZGC01, whole genome shotgun sequence genome contains:
- the uts2a gene encoding urotensin 2, alpha, whose translation is MICNLFLSCSILLLSCSHLLAHPVTDTADMTYSGPDSVEEAGVVSPDDFSVSDLNDLLQRAAVVGYSPLLSRESTKMSGQIPKEALREFLLEKPYRLIPPSSLWGSRRQFRKRSGSADCFWKYCV